A DNA window from Coffea arabica cultivar ET-39 chromosome 6c, Coffea Arabica ET-39 HiFi, whole genome shotgun sequence contains the following coding sequences:
- the LOC113738236 gene encoding uncharacterized protein isoform X3, which yields MASILYLRFLLFYPTIGGFLSQLFAFLRRIALCICLPNLRGDGFVTSSSAAGLIEQPSQPVSQSPPPSGCFRCVIKCFRRRRSPLRSSSRP from the exons ATGGCCTCCATCCTTTAcctgagatttcttctcttctaCCCAACAATTGGAG GGTTCCTCTCCCAGCTGTTTGCGTTCTTGCGGAG GATAGCCTTGTGCATTTGTCTTCCAAATCTGCGTGGAG ATGGCTTTGTCACTAGCTCTTCAGCGGCTGGTCTCATCGAGCAGCCTTCTCAGCCGGTCTCTCAATCCCCTCCTCCGTCCGGCTGCTTCCGCTGCGTCATCAAGTGTTTTCGACGTCGTCGATCGCCGCTCCGATCGTCCTCTCGACCATAG
- the LOC113738236 gene encoding uncharacterized protein isoform X2, with the protein MASILYLRFLLFYPTIGGFLSQLFAFLRRIALCICLPNLRGDHQMALSLALQRLVSSSSLLSRSLNPLLRPAASAASSSVFDVVDRRSDRPLDHSRELSCFPGSIGVCR; encoded by the exons ATGGCCTCCATCCTTTAcctgagatttcttctcttctaCCCAACAATTGGAG GGTTCCTCTCCCAGCTGTTTGCGTTCTTGCGGAG GATAGCCTTGTGCATTTGTCTTCCAAATCTGCGTGGAG ATCATCAGATGGCTTTGTCACTAGCTCTTCAGCGGCTGGTCTCATCGAGCAGCCTTCTCAGCCGGTCTCTCAATCCCCTCCTCCGTCCGGCTGCTTCCGCTGCGTCATCAAGTGTTTTCGACGTCGTCGATCGCCGCTCCGATCGTCCTCTCGACCATAGCCGCGAATTATCCTGTTTTccag GAAGTATTGGAGTATGCAGATAA
- the LOC113738236 gene encoding uncharacterized protein isoform X1, giving the protein MGGLRIFLNWNKAYHTMDFILWIYGLHPLPEISSLLPNNWRIALCICLPNLRGDHQMALSLALQRLVSSSSLLSRSLNPLLRPAASAASSSVFDVVDRRSDRPLDHSRELSCFPGSIGVCR; this is encoded by the exons ATGGGTGGGCTGAGAATCTTTCTTAATTGGAATAAGGCGTATCACACAATGGATTTTATCCTTTGGATTTATGGCCTCCATCCTTTAcctgagatttcttctcttctaCCCAACAATTGGAG GATAGCCTTGTGCATTTGTCTTCCAAATCTGCGTGGAG ATCATCAGATGGCTTTGTCACTAGCTCTTCAGCGGCTGGTCTCATCGAGCAGCCTTCTCAGCCGGTCTCTCAATCCCCTCCTCCGTCCGGCTGCTTCCGCTGCGTCATCAAGTGTTTTCGACGTCGTCGATCGCCGCTCCGATCGTCCTCTCGACCATAGCCGCGAATTATCCTGTTTTccag GAAGTATTGGAGTATGCAGATAA